A single region of the Triticum dicoccoides isolate Atlit2015 ecotype Zavitan chromosome 2B, WEW_v2.0, whole genome shotgun sequence genome encodes:
- the LOC119364590 gene encoding FT-interacting protein 1-like — translation MAYPYVFHAQAPPARAEEYKSKGAMPQPQVRTQWPAGSGSGGGRGRGGGGGWMGLGSRERPLASSYDLVEQMHYLYVRVVKARGIPVGAVTGGCSPYVEVRLGNYRGTTPHHERKSNPEWNQVFAFSRERVQATALEVFVRDRDAVARDDYVGRIAFDISEVPLRMPPDSPLAPQWYRLENVRHGGKMVLPTEVMLAVWVGTQADEAFGDAWHADAASVRGGADGVAAVQSARSKVYVTPKLWYLRINVLEAQDVVTGGFVGDKVRQHVEVFAKVQVGGMMLRTKACAMRNPTSLAWNEELVFVVAEPFEDPAVLIVEARAHPGKDEIVGRAVLPLTIFEKRLDRVAIHSQWFSLEPFGHPLRRPEATFAGRVHLRACLEGAYHVMDEPTMYVSDTRPTARQLWRPPVGVLEVGVLGAQGLTPMKTTDGRGTTDAYCVAKYGQKWVRTRTVVDSCSPRWNEQYTWEVYDPCTVLTLAMFDNCQLGKANAAAGKAVLRDQMMGKVRIRLSTLEMDKVYTNAHPLVVLHPSGVRKNGELCLAVRLTSVSLASVVCLYGKPLLPKMHYVQPFAVPQLDALRRQAMSIVAARLSRAEPPLRREVVEYMLDAGSHLWSMRRSKANFFRVTALLSGAASTARWLVDVCHWRNPVTTVLVHLLFVTLMCFPGLILPTVFLYMSMAGLWNYRRRPRRPASMDARLSCAEATHPDEIDEELDTFPTSKPNDVVRLRYDRLRSVAGRIQTVVGDVATQGERVRSLLAWRDPRATALFTALCLVAAVTLYVTPLRVVALVAGLYALRHPRFRSRMPSAAGNFFKRLPSRADTML, via the coding sequence ATGGCGTACCCGTATGTCTTCCACGCGCAGGCGCCACCGGCGAGAGCGGAGGAATACAAGTCCAAGGGCGCAATGCCGCAGCCACAGGTCAGGACCCAGTGGCCggccggcagcggcagcggcggagggcgtGGGCGTGGTGGCGGAGGCGGGTGGATGGGCCTTGGCTCCCGCGAGAGGCCGCTGGCGAGCTCTTACGATCTCGTGGAGCAGATGCATTACCTGTACGTGCGCGTCGTCAAGGCGCGCGGCATCCCCGTGGGCGCGGTCACCGGCGGGTGCAGCCCCTACGTCGAGGTGCGCCTCGGCAACTACCGCGGCACGACGCCGCACCACGAGAGGAAGTCGAATCCAGAGTGGAACCAGGTGTTCGCCTTCTCCAGGGAGCGCGTCCAGGCCACGGCGCTGGAGGTGTTCGTCAGGGACAGGGACGCCGTGGCGCGCGACGACTACGTCGGCAGGATCGCGTTCGACATCAGCGAGGTGCCGCTGCGCATGCCGCCCGACAGCCCGCTCGCGCCGCAGTGGTACCGCCTCGAGAACGTGCGCCATGGTGGCAAGATGGTGCTGCCGACCGAGGTCATGCTCGCGGTGTGGGTCGGCACGCAGGCCGACGAGGCGTTCGGGGACGCATGGCACGCCGACGCGGCGTCGGTGCGCGGCGGCGCTGATGGTGTGGCCGCGGTGCAGAGCGCGCGGTCCAAGGTGTACGTGACGCCGAAGCTGTGGTACCTCCGAATAAACGTGCTGGAGGCACAGGACGTCGTGACGGGCGGTTTCGTCGGCGACAAGGTCCGGCAGCACGTCGAGGTCTTCGCCAAGGTGCAAGTCGGCGGCATGATGCTCCGGACCAAGGCGTGCGCCATGAGGAACCCGACAAGCCTGGCGTGGAACGAGGAGCTGGTTTTCGTTGTGGCGGAGCCGTTCGAGGACCCGGCGGTGCTCATCGTCGAGGCCCGGGCGCACCCCGGCAAGGACGAGATCGTCGGGCGTGCCGTGCTGCCgctcaccatcttcgagaagcgccTCGACCGCGTGGCGATCCACTCGCAGTGGTTCAGCCTCGAGCCATTCGGGCATCCGTTGCGCCGGCCGGAAGCCACTTTCGCCGGCCGCGTTCACCTCCGGGCGTGCCTCGAGGGCGCGTACCACGTCATGGACGAGCCGACCATGTATGTCAGCGACACGCGCCCGACGGCGCGGCAGCTGTGGCGGCCGCCCGTCGGTGTGCTTGAGGTCGGCGTCCTCGGCGCGCAGGGGCTCACTCCCATGAAGACCACCGACGGACGGGGCACCACCGACGCCTACTGCGTGGCCAAGTACGGGCAGAAGTGGGTGCGCACGCGCACCGTCGTCGACTCGTGCAGCCCGCGGTGGAACGAGCAGTACACGTGGGAGGTCTACGACCCCTGCACGGTGCTCACGCTCGCCATGTTCGACAACTGCCAGCTCGGCAAAGCCAATGCCGCCGCCGGCAAGGCCGTCCTCAGAGACCAGATGATGGGCAAGGTGAGGATACGCCTCTCCACTCTGGAAATGGACAAGGTGTACACCAACGCGCACCCGCTCGTCGTGCTGCACCCGTCCGGCGTGCGCAAGAACGGCGAGCTCTGCCTCGCCGTGCGCCTCACCTCCGTTTCTCTCGCCAGCGTCGTGTGCCTGTACGGGAAGCCCCTCCTACCCAAGATGCACTACGTCCAGCCGTTCGCCGTCCCGCAGCTCGACGCGCTCCGGCGCCAGGCGATGAGCATCGTGGCGGCGCGGCTGAGCCGCGCCGAGCCGCCGCTGCGGCGGGAGGTCGTGGAGTACATGCTGGACGCGGGGTCGCACCTGTGGAGCATGCGGCGGAGCAAGGCCAACTTCTTCCGGGTCACGGCGCTGCTGTCCGGCGCGGCCAGCACGGCGCGGTGGCTCGTGGACGTGTGCCACTGGAGGAACCCGGTGACCACCGTGCTGGTGCACTTGCTCTTCGTCACGCTCATGTGCTTCCCGGGGCTCATCCTGCCGACCGTGTTCCTGTACATGTCCATGGCCGGCCTGTGGAACTACCGGCGCCGGCCCCGCCGGCCGGCGAGCATGGACGCGAGGCTCTCCTGCGCGGAGGCGACCCACCCCGACGAGATCGACGAGGAGCTGGACACGTTCCCGACGTCGAAGCCGAACGACGTGGTGCGGCTGCGGTACGACCGGCTGCGGAGCGTGGCCGGGCGGATCCAGACGGTGGTCGGCGACGTGGCGACGCAGGGGGAGAGGGTGCGCTCGCTGCTCGCGTGGAGGGACCCGAGGGCGACGGCGCTGTTCACGGCGctctgcctcgtcgccgccgtgacGCTGTACGTCACGCCACTCCGGGTGGTGGCGCTCGTCGCCGGGCTGTACGCGCTCCGCCACCCGCGGTTCCGGAGCCGGATGCCGTCGGCCGCCGGCAACTTCTTCAAGAGGCTGCCCTCCAGGGCCGACACCATGCTGTAG
- the LOC119367936 gene encoding uncharacterized protein LOC119367936 yields MAHAADARSRCVVAVLFAVAVFLACLPPAATASSSSRSAPAALQRVEMAAMYTPQDLQEKPDVTKDAEEDVSTTGFGAEEEREVPTGPDPIHHHGREPRRRQSP; encoded by the exons ATGGCTCATGCCGCCGACGCGAGGTCGCGCTGCGTCGTCGCGGTGCTCTTCGCCGTCGCCGTTTTCCTCGCCTGCttgccgcccgccgccaccgcctcctcatcTTCCCGGTCAG CGCCGGCGGCATTGCAACGAGTCGAGATGGCGGCCATGTACACCCCGCAGGACCTGCAGGAGAAGCCGGATGTGACCAAG GACGCGGAGGAGGACGTGAGCACGACGGGGTTCGgcgcggaggaggagagggaggtgcCCACCGGGCCCGACCCCATCCACCACCACGGCAGGGAACCCAGGCGCCGGCAGTCGCCCTGA